The Bacteroides sp. AN502(2024) DNA segment TAATGGGAGCTGCATGAAGGAATGAGATTTTATACCCTTCCGTTCCATCCTCTTTTGTCACCTTCTCTACATCGGTAATATAATCCGTAGCAGTAAGAATTCCCTGCAAGGAATTCAGTTGCTCAACCACTGTCTTCTGCCATTTCTCCAAAGCGGAAATTCTCTCTTCCTGTCCGTTGACTGCATCCCACAACTCTCCGTCATCATAGCTACAACTGCCTAATAAAGTTGCCGCAAACACTACACATAAAATTGATTTCAGTTTCATATTATTATCTTATTAAAAAGGTTTATTTATTCAGTTCATTAATAAAGGATCAGATCTTTCCGATATGGCATATCATGATCGGTATAGGTATCGTCGATATAGAAACGAACCCAGTCTATCTCCATGCGGGGAATCAGCGCATTCGGATTATTTTTCAACATATTCCTTGCTGTCAGGTAACTCATCTCCATGGATGGATAATTCGGAGCCTGTTTACCTAGGAACATCATCGTCAGAATGTAATAAAGCCCCTCACTGTTTACTTTATCTGTAAACGGCCATCTGGCACCATTAGCCAACGCTTGTGCTTCAGTTATAGTGATTGTAGTCTTACCATTGACTCCCATACGCACGGTCTGATTATCCACCCATTCCATCCAATAGATCTGGAACTGATCTATTGTTCCCGCAATGTCGGTTACGGCAACAGTCGGATTATAATGCCGGCTTCCCCCTGTTCCGGGAGCTGTGTTTCCGATATGGAAAGTTTGTTCCACCGATCTTCTATAACTTAAGTTCCCATGTTTGGTATTATTCTCCATCACATCTATCTCTCCGAAATCAGGCCAGTTATTCCACTGCGAGTCCCCTCCTACCTGCTCATTACCCTGGAGCCAGATGCCTGGTAACATTCCGCTATTTTCTGCGCCACGAATACGTGCGCGCGTCTCGATGCGCATGCCGGGATAAATACGGATGTTAGAGGATGCCCAGGTAGGACTATTTACATTTCCCCGCATGAACTTACAGGAATAAAAAGCAGAAGTTCCAAAATCTTTAGTACCATTATTCCCCGGAGTACGCTCTTTCAGTGAAATCATTCTCAAATAACCTTCGTCTGTAACCCATGCATATTTAGCATTATCCACAGAGCCTGCAGTTTCTACCGCGGCTGTATTCTGGTCAGCAAAACCTAAAGGATATTCATTACTTACATACGTCTTATCATTGCTTTCTTTCCTCGTTAAACAGGAAGATATTTTATGAAACTCGTATGCACGGAAGAATTTCCACTTTCCTTCCGGAAGCACTTTTCCACTATTCGGATGAGGATCGCCCTCATTCATCACCTGATAATTAGTCTGTCCCCAAGCTTTCACAGCAGCTTCATTTTTGGGTGAAACAAATAACTGGTCTGCATCTTCATATAGCCAGCGTTCATCTCTCACCTCACTGCCCATATTTTTATGAATATCAATCTTCTTTATTGTCAACTTCGTAGCCTGCAAAGGATAACGGCTAAGAGCAGGCACTGTAGCAAGCTCAAGCGTCAATTCTTCATCTTCGGTAGTATTCACTTCTTTTATCATAGTAACCGGCGCACTTTCTACCGAGTTGGATCCGGCAGGAATAGTCAATTCCGAAGGAAGATTTCCATACCGTTCTCCTTCTCCGGCTTTAGGAGTAACAGTAATGGTAAGTTTGTCTTTCAATGTAGTGTTGACAGAAGCTACCAATACAAAAGTCTGTCCCTCCTTCACCGTATTATCCACATTATTCTTCAACGCAACTTTCGAGTAGTGGTAATCGCTGACAGTGACAATCTGCAGAGCACCTGCCATTCTATATCCACGTGCAAATGCTGATATTTCAACAGAACGTTCTCTATTCAGTCCCTCTTTCTTTACAGGAATCCGGACGGTTTTAGTCGCCTCTCCCTGCTTCATGGTAACCACCGGTGGAAAATCATCAAATACCAACCGATCAACAGCTTTCTTATCAGTGGTGGCACTCAATCTGATATTCAGATCTTCATTCATCACCTTTTTTCCTTCCTTCGTACCTGTCACGTCAAAAGTGATTTCCAGCACCTCTCCCATTACCAAATCTGTACTGTTCAATGTCATCTTTAAAGGTACAGGTTCTGCCAACGGGCTTACATTATCATCGTCAGAACATCCCGACATACTCACTGCCACTACTATAAGCAACATCCACAAATATGTCCATTCTAAAATCTTTTTCATACAGTATATCTTTAATTATAAAGTCTATGATTATTACTTCCACCCCGGATTCTGCTTCATCTGCTTATTCAGTTCCAGTTCACTTGGAGGAATAGGTAACAGATAGTCTCTCTTAGGATTGAATTGATAACCACCCGGTATCAACTCCTGCAAAGGATCCATCCATCCGTCACCATCGACCAATACTTTGGCTAATGCTTCATGCTTATCTTCCGCAAATGATTTGTATAAAACACCATCATGTCCTAAATATGCCCCTTTGCCACGTTTGCCAACAATTACCTTATCAGCAGCCCAACGCATCAGATCATCCAGACGATATCCCTGTAATGCCAGTTCCACACGACGCTCACGACGAATCTCTTGCATAACGGGAGTCAACGTATAACCATAATCCGTAAAGTTAGGATCTATGACAGGCTTCACATAAGCCACTCCGGCACGTGCACGCAGAGGCTTCAATGTTTTATTCAACACTTCCTCATCACATTTGCCCAGTTCCTCGGCAGCTTCGGCATAGCTCAATAACGCATCCGCATAACGCATAAGTACCAATCCGGTTTCACAACTCCCCGAAACGTATGTCGTATCTACTCCGAGACGGATGTGATACCCCGTTACATTTTTAGCATTACCATCACCTGCCAGAAAAGGAGGATTGATTGTTGGATCACCGATAGCAGCGTCCGCCACTTTCATCGGACGAGAACCTTTCGCAGTAGATTTAAACTTATAGCCACTGCTCATGATGGTTTCCGTGAGACGCAAATCCCGGCTTTTAAAGGTTTCATTAAAATCCTTAAACTTGCTGTCATTCGGATCAACGGGCGTTCCATCGGCATTCAAATAGGTATTCACCAAGTCTCCGGCTATACCGGCAGGTCCATCCTGATCGACAATTCCTCCACCCACTAAACCGGTCAAAGCATGAAATACACCGTCAGCAATCGAATACTTTCTCCAGAACAACACTTCTGAAATGTTGGAATAATCTTTTTGATTAAACAAGCGCCCGTAAGCATCTCCCGGATTGACTACACCCCCATCGGTTTCTTTCGTATTCAGCTTTATACCTTGTTCGAAAAGCATATCTCCCCATCTCAACACTTCCCCAAAGAAATAAGCCGATTGGTCAGTGGCAGCCGCAAATTCATCGTTCTTATGGTACTTCTCCCAAGAACCTTCGTATAGCGCAACCTGCATGGCAAGCAACATAGCCGCCTCCTTACAAATACGCAAACCGCTGTATTTGCTTCTATCGAACAATAGCTTCTCTGCTTTGTCCAGATCTTCCAAGATAAATTTAGCAACCTCACCACGATCTTTCTGTGGGATCTGCAAGCCGGCTATGGTGGCATGTTCATCCCAGAAAGCATCCATAATAGGAATATTACCGAACTTCTTCAACTGAACAAAATGCCAGTAAGCCCGCAAAAAGTAAGCTTCGCCTTTCAATGACTTCACCTCTTCTGTTTCCATGTTTTCCGGCACCAAGTAATAGTGAAAGAAATAGTTCACATTACGCAAATTCTTATAACCGTTTTCCCAGTCTTCACTACTGGAAAACAAAGTTTCCTCACCATTGAGACGCTTATTGTAGATTTCAGAAAGAATATTATCACTGTTCTTTTCTTCTCCACGCACTCCCATACCGAATTTAGCCAATGAGGGAAGCGCTGTATAAAGCCCGTTGATATATCCACGCACTTGGGCTTCACCGGACAAGAACGATTCGTTGTTCGGCACGGTAAGCGGCTCACGATCCAGGAAGTCGGCACAAGAAGATACACATGTTCCAAGACCTGCCGTCAACACTATATATAAATAAAATCGTTTCATACTTCTCTGTTATTTATTTAAAAAGTAAAATCAAGACCAAATACAAAGTTTCTGTTCATCGGATATACTTTACCGTTACCGTTCTCATTGGCAGCGGAGGTAAGTCCCGGTGCCGTGGCATTGCTACCACCCGCCCAAGTATTTACCTGATTTAAGGTTTCAGGATCAAAAGCCTTAGGCAACTTAGTAATAGTGAACAGGTTGT contains these protein-coding regions:
- a CDS encoding DUF5006 domain-containing protein → MKKILEWTYLWMLLIVVAVSMSGCSDDDNVSPLAEPVPLKMTLNSTDLVMGEVLEITFDVTGTKEGKKVMNEDLNIRLSATTDKKAVDRLVFDDFPPVVTMKQGEATKTVRIPVKKEGLNRERSVEISAFARGYRMAGALQIVTVSDYHYSKVALKNNVDNTVKEGQTFVLVASVNTTLKDKLTITVTPKAGEGERYGNLPSELTIPAGSNSVESAPVTMIKEVNTTEDEELTLELATVPALSRYPLQATKLTIKKIDIHKNMGSEVRDERWLYEDADQLFVSPKNEAAVKAWGQTNYQVMNEGDPHPNSGKVLPEGKWKFFRAYEFHKISSCLTRKESNDKTYVSNEYPLGFADQNTAAVETAGSVDNAKYAWVTDEGYLRMISLKERTPGNNGTKDFGTSAFYSCKFMRGNVNSPTWASSNIRIYPGMRIETRARIRGAENSGMLPGIWLQGNEQVGGDSQWNNWPDFGEIDVMENNTKHGNLSYRRSVEQTFHIGNTAPGTGGSRHYNPTVAVTDIAGTIDQFQIYWMEWVDNQTVRMGVNGKTTITITEAQALANGARWPFTDKVNSEGLYYILTMMFLGKQAPNYPSMEMSYLTARNMLKNNPNALIPRMEIDWVRFYIDDTYTDHDMPYRKDLILY
- a CDS encoding RagB/SusD family nutrient uptake outer membrane protein, with translation MKRFYLYIVLTAGLGTCVSSCADFLDREPLTVPNNESFLSGEAQVRGYINGLYTALPSLAKFGMGVRGEEKNSDNILSEIYNKRLNGEETLFSSSEDWENGYKNLRNVNYFFHYYLVPENMETEEVKSLKGEAYFLRAYWHFVQLKKFGNIPIMDAFWDEHATIAGLQIPQKDRGEVAKFILEDLDKAEKLLFDRSKYSGLRICKEAAMLLAMQVALYEGSWEKYHKNDEFAAATDQSAYFFGEVLRWGDMLFEQGIKLNTKETDGGVVNPGDAYGRLFNQKDYSNISEVLFWRKYSIADGVFHALTGLVGGGIVDQDGPAGIAGDLVNTYLNADGTPVDPNDSKFKDFNETFKSRDLRLTETIMSSGYKFKSTAKGSRPMKVADAAIGDPTINPPFLAGDGNAKNVTGYHIRLGVDTTYVSGSCETGLVLMRYADALLSYAEAAEELGKCDEEVLNKTLKPLRARAGVAYVKPVIDPNFTDYGYTLTPVMQEIRRERRVELALQGYRLDDLMRWAADKVIVGKRGKGAYLGHDGVLYKSFAEDKHEALAKVLVDGDGWMDPLQELIPGGYQFNPKRDYLLPIPPSELELNKQMKQNPGWK